A part of Gramella sp. MAR_2010_147 genomic DNA contains:
- a CDS encoding DUF6155 family protein: MSKRDFKKYIRSLEKEDLEEQILDLYNRFDDVKIFYNFVFNPNEEKLVKEAKFKISKEYFPPNNRKPKKRRSIAHKLIKHFLKLEMEAHSLADVMFYNIEIAQTFSKDKENITESFEKSMLKSYEQATEYVISNGISSEFGSRINNIAEEAGSQKWKNAYQFDRLRDQFL; this comes from the coding sequence ATGAGTAAAAGAGATTTTAAAAAATATATACGATCACTGGAGAAAGAAGATCTGGAGGAACAAATTCTGGACCTTTACAATCGCTTTGATGACGTGAAGATTTTTTACAATTTCGTTTTTAATCCAAATGAAGAGAAGCTGGTTAAAGAAGCGAAGTTTAAGATTTCAAAAGAATATTTTCCGCCAAATAATAGAAAACCAAAAAAACGGAGATCTATAGCCCATAAATTAATCAAGCATTTTCTAAAGTTAGAGATGGAAGCTCATTCCCTGGCAGATGTAATGTTTTATAATATCGAGATCGCCCAGACTTTTTCTAAGGATAAAGAAAATATAACCGAGTCTTTTGAAAAAAGCATGCTGAAATCTTATGAGCAGGCTACAGAATATGTTATAAGTAATGGGATATCCTCAGAATTTGGAAGCAGAATTAATAATATTGCCGAAGAAGCAGGTTCTCAAAAATGGAAAAACGCTTATCAGTTTGACAGGCTAAGAGATCAATTTTTATGA
- the epsC gene encoding serine O-acetyltransferase EpsC has product MKLENIIKEIEDQKHLPNLNFSIKEKTEAFTRKLFYTLFDRQTPVKDNLMELGMDFEVLAKLVCWEPGSPCQDIWSDYLNKLPEILEKLNLDAQAIAKNDPAANSVEEVYLSYPGFFAIAIYRLSHEFYKFGLPLVPRLMTECAHSITGTDINPGAKIGSSFFIDHATGVVIGETAVIEDNVKIYQGVTLGALTVSKTLKNIKRHPTIKKNVTIYANATILGGETIIGENSVIGGNVWLTKSVPENSMVSHTPQINIKNNSDK; this is encoded by the coding sequence ATGAAATTAGAAAATATTATAAAAGAGATTGAAGATCAAAAACATCTCCCAAATCTCAATTTTAGCATTAAGGAAAAAACAGAGGCTTTCACAAGAAAGCTTTTTTATACGCTATTTGATAGGCAAACTCCTGTTAAGGATAATCTTATGGAATTAGGGATGGATTTTGAGGTGCTTGCAAAATTGGTGTGTTGGGAGCCCGGTTCACCATGTCAGGATATTTGGAGTGATTATTTGAATAAACTTCCCGAGATTCTTGAAAAATTGAATCTAGATGCCCAGGCAATTGCTAAAAATGATCCTGCAGCTAATTCGGTAGAAGAAGTTTACCTTTCTTACCCAGGATTTTTTGCAATCGCCATTTATAGGTTAAGCCATGAATTTTACAAATTCGGGCTGCCTCTTGTTCCACGACTAATGACGGAATGTGCTCATAGTATCACCGGTACAGATATAAATCCAGGTGCGAAGATTGGTAGTTCTTTTTTTATAGACCATGCCACAGGAGTTGTGATAGGGGAGACCGCTGTAATTGAAGATAATGTTAAGATATATCAAGGGGTAACCCTGGGAGCATTAACGGTTAGCAAAACTTTAAAAAACATAAAACGTCATCCTACTATTAAAAAGAATGTTACTATTTATGCGAATGCAACTATTCTGGGAGGGGAAACCATCATAGGTGAAAATAGTGTAATTGGTGGAAACGTCTGGCTTACCAAATCGGTTCCTGAAAATTCAATGGTTTCTCATACTCCTCAAATTAATATCAAAAATAATTCAGATAAATGA
- a CDS encoding FUSC family membrane protein, with protein MRSTDFSKAIVLTIAIVTPIGIFSEVGNLEIGISIAMGCLLSSPSDVPGSFKHKVNGVLAAALLGATSFLIAGYAATFLWAVIPMLLLMIFSISYLSVYGFRASLVTFAGLLAVVLSFANLSSGIEIWQKSLLILSGGIWYLIISIAWYFIKPERATEQLLGETMEITADYLRLRIKLLRSDHNNQELQKELFQLQTDLNEHHESLREILIRSRKTSGSSGYARKRLLIFIDLVDMLELAMAHPIDYERMRKSFENDGETLKIFGDFTLKLADQLEKIGLAVHKHIELPENKVPDELKLVKKTLNDFRNSIQIEERREAMLLLRNLFDYQSKQAQKINNIDRILRNLDNKKKFLFKEKEVQKFLTQQDYSLKTIFTNLNFSSAIFRHSLRLALVVLIGYLIGNYFSVQNSYWILLTIVVIMRPNYGLTKVRTRKRIVGTLIGGAIAIGIVFFTQNTIVYAILGILSLTLAFSLIQRNYTTAAIFITLSIIFIYALLQPEVLNVIQFRIIDTLIGAGLAAFGNLILWPKWEAQNINNVIATSIKANLDYLDQIDEYYHKKENLPLSYKLARKKAFIEMGNLSGAFQRMTQEPKSRQKYLPTVYEIVGLNHTFLTASASLGTYIRTHPTTRASADFDIYTSAISVNLNNSVNILEKRELLKNVTNETSKAGESLHRKFDELANERNVEIKAGKEKIDEQMRLKLQEAHLVTGQLEWLLDISEKLQDNVGSLNRKENE; from the coding sequence TTGAGGAGTACAGACTTCTCAAAAGCCATTGTACTCACCATTGCAATTGTGACTCCTATCGGGATCTTTTCAGAGGTTGGGAATCTTGAAATAGGTATTAGTATTGCCATGGGCTGCCTTTTATCTTCCCCAAGTGATGTGCCCGGAAGTTTCAAGCATAAGGTTAATGGGGTGTTAGCGGCAGCATTGCTTGGAGCTACTTCATTTCTAATTGCAGGTTACGCAGCTACGTTTCTATGGGCGGTAATCCCCATGTTACTTCTTATGATTTTCTCCATATCTTATTTATCTGTATATGGGTTTAGAGCTTCCCTGGTTACTTTCGCAGGATTGCTGGCTGTAGTATTGAGTTTTGCCAATCTTTCATCTGGTATAGAAATCTGGCAAAAATCGCTTTTAATTCTATCCGGGGGTATATGGTATTTAATCATTAGCATAGCATGGTATTTCATTAAACCTGAAAGAGCTACAGAACAACTTCTAGGGGAAACAATGGAGATCACCGCCGATTACTTGAGATTAAGAATTAAGTTATTAAGATCAGACCACAACAACCAGGAACTTCAAAAGGAATTATTTCAGCTTCAAACCGATCTAAACGAGCATCACGAAAGTCTTCGGGAAATATTAATCCGCTCCAGAAAAACTTCCGGAAGTTCCGGGTATGCACGAAAAAGATTATTGATTTTTATAGACCTTGTGGATATGCTGGAACTAGCTATGGCTCATCCAATAGATTATGAAAGAATGCGAAAATCTTTTGAAAATGATGGAGAAACTTTAAAGATATTCGGTGATTTCACTTTAAAATTGGCAGATCAGCTTGAGAAGATTGGACTTGCAGTACATAAACATATTGAGTTACCAGAAAATAAAGTTCCTGATGAACTTAAATTGGTAAAAAAAACCTTGAATGATTTTCGGAATAGTATACAAATTGAAGAACGAAGGGAAGCAATGCTTTTGCTTAGAAATCTTTTTGACTATCAATCTAAACAAGCTCAAAAGATCAATAATATAGATAGGATCTTAAGAAACCTTGACAACAAAAAGAAGTTTCTATTTAAGGAGAAAGAAGTTCAAAAATTCCTGACACAGCAGGATTATAGCTTAAAAACAATTTTTACAAATTTAAACTTTAGTTCGGCCATTTTCAGGCATTCTTTAAGGCTGGCTTTGGTGGTTTTAATAGGATATTTAATTGGTAATTATTTTTCTGTTCAGAATTCATATTGGATTTTATTGACCATTGTCGTGATCATGAGACCTAATTATGGTTTAACCAAGGTTAGAACCCGAAAGAGAATCGTAGGCACCTTAATTGGTGGCGCAATTGCTATTGGTATTGTTTTTTTTACTCAGAACACTATTGTTTATGCAATCCTGGGAATTCTTTCTTTAACCCTTGCTTTTTCCTTAATTCAGCGTAATTATACCACCGCAGCAATATTTATTACCCTGAGTATTATTTTTATTTATGCTTTACTTCAGCCAGAAGTACTTAACGTAATTCAATTCAGAATAATAGATACATTGATTGGTGCCGGTCTCGCTGCTTTTGGGAACCTTATTTTGTGGCCAAAATGGGAAGCTCAAAATATCAATAATGTGATCGCCACATCTATTAAAGCAAACCTTGACTACCTGGATCAAATTGATGAGTATTATCATAAAAAGGAAAATTTACCATTGTCCTATAAATTGGCAAGAAAAAAGGCTTTTATTGAAATGGGAAATTTGAGTGGAGCTTTTCAAAGAATGACCCAGGAGCCAAAATCAAGACAAAAATACCTGCCTACAGTTTATGAGATCGTTGGGTTGAACCATACATTTTTAACAGCTTCAGCATCTTTAGGTACTTATATTAGAACGCATCCTACAACAAGAGCTTCTGCAGATTTCGATATTTATACCAGTGCGATCTCTGTAAATCTTAATAATAGTGTAAATATTCTGGAGAAAAGAGAGTTATTAAAAAACGTGACAAATGAAACTTCAAAAGCCGGAGAATCGCTCCACAGGAAGTTTGATGAACTTGCCAATGAAAGGAATGTTGAAATAAAGGCTGGAAAAGAAAAAATAGATGAGCAGATGCGGTTAAAACTTCAGGAAGCTCATTTGGTGACCGGGCAATTGGAATGGCTGCTGGATATTTCAGAAAAACTTCAGGATAACGTTGGGAGTTTAAACAGAAAAGAGAATGAGTAA
- a CDS encoding DUF3817 domain-containing protein: MSLKSQVRFFKWISILEGISFLLLLFIAMPLKYIFDMPEMVKQVGMAHGILFIAYVLGGVLLYRPMNWSLKQMGIILGCSVLPFGPFYVEKKYL, encoded by the coding sequence ATGTCTCTTAAAAGTCAGGTCAGGTTTTTTAAATGGATTAGTATTCTTGAAGGAATCTCATTCTTACTGCTATTATTCATTGCGATGCCATTGAAGTACATTTTTGATATGCCAGAAATGGTAAAACAGGTTGGGATGGCTCATGGCATTCTTTTTATAGCCTATGTTCTTGGGGGTGTTTTATTATATAGACCCATGAATTGGAGTCTCAAACAAATGGGGATCATTCTTGGATGCTCTGTACTACCCTTTGGACCATTTTATGTTGAAAAGAAATACCTGTAA
- a CDS encoding YqaE/Pmp3 family membrane protein yields MSLLTIILNILLPPLAVFMKHGLGVTFLISLLLTALGWIPGVIHAFLVNGTR; encoded by the coding sequence ATGTCATTACTTACAATTATACTGAACATTCTATTACCACCATTAGCGGTATTTATGAAGCATGGATTAGGAGTCACTTTTTTAATTAGTTTACTACTAACTGCTTTAGGATGGATTCCGGGAGTTATCCATGCATTTCTAGTTAATGGAACGAGATAG
- a CDS encoding NADP-dependent oxidoreductase produces MNKQILLNSRPEGRPALKNFQIEEIEEVKNGEIVLESKFISVDPYLRGRMRDEKSYIEPFKVGEPLESMVIAEVKNSSHSDFKKGDHIMGMLDWKKQQSHSGKDLRKIDPSIAPLSAYLGVLGLTGLTAYLALHKIGILKKGETLLVSGAAGAVGSVVGQIGKIKGCRVVGIAGSDEKIDHIQEKFSFDAGINYKTTEDMTQAIKEACPDGVDVYFDNVGGEILDAALQNINKAARIINCGAISIYNETEIPKGPRPEGILIKKSALMQGFLVRDHVADYQKAISDLAGWLNSGKLKYDETIVEGFEQTPQAFIDIFDGKNFGKMVVKV; encoded by the coding sequence ATGAATAAGCAAATATTACTGAATTCAAGACCTGAAGGCAGGCCTGCCCTTAAGAATTTTCAAATTGAGGAAATAGAGGAAGTCAAAAATGGCGAGATTGTTCTGGAATCTAAGTTTATTTCAGTAGATCCCTATTTACGCGGTAGAATGAGAGATGAGAAATCTTATATAGAACCTTTTAAGGTTGGTGAACCTTTAGAATCGATGGTAATTGCAGAAGTTAAGAATTCCAGCCATAGCGATTTTAAAAAAGGTGATCATATAATGGGAATGCTGGACTGGAAAAAACAACAATCGCATAGCGGTAAAGATCTTCGGAAAATAGATCCTTCTATCGCTCCACTTTCGGCATATTTAGGTGTACTTGGATTAACCGGACTCACGGCCTATCTCGCACTCCATAAAATTGGAATTTTAAAAAAAGGAGAGACACTTCTGGTTTCTGGAGCTGCAGGTGCTGTTGGTAGCGTAGTAGGTCAAATTGGGAAGATCAAAGGTTGCCGGGTAGTTGGAATCGCGGGTAGTGATGAAAAGATAGATCATATTCAGGAGAAATTCAGCTTTGATGCTGGTATCAATTACAAAACTACCGAAGATATGACTCAAGCGATAAAAGAAGCCTGTCCAGATGGTGTAGATGTTTATTTTGACAATGTAGGTGGTGAGATTTTAGATGCCGCTCTACAAAATATTAATAAAGCTGCCAGAATCATCAATTGCGGGGCAATTTCAATTTATAATGAAACTGAAATTCCTAAAGGCCCAAGACCTGAAGGAATTTTGATCAAAAAATCAGCTTTAATGCAGGGGTTCCTGGTAAGGGATCATGTTGCAGATTATCAAAAAGCGATTTCTGATCTTGCCGGTTGGTTAAATTCGGGAAAACTGAAATACGATGAAACAATTGTAGAAGGTTTTGAGCAAACTCCACAAGCTTTTATCGATATTTTTGATGGTAAGAATTTCGGAAAAATGGTAGTGAAAGTATAA
- a CDS encoding VTT domain-containing protein gives MKEKAKSKKKSRIRLLHQYYNYTGFYSFVWKSIKKAILPIVLFVGALWAIDRYLLDIEEMLVTITQTYAPLEVLSIFFLSESLLGLVPPELFIAWAGKSVSPILFLTLLATASYLGGIVSYWIGVGITKIPAVHEAMELKMAKHIKNTRKWGGFLIIVGALLPIPFAMTSIAAGIIRFPFSSYLIFGLLRFARFYLYALVIFEMV, from the coding sequence ATGAAAGAAAAAGCGAAATCTAAAAAGAAGTCGCGAATCCGCTTATTACATCAATACTACAATTACACTGGTTTTTATTCCTTTGTTTGGAAAAGTATTAAAAAGGCTATTCTACCTATTGTATTATTTGTAGGAGCTTTATGGGCCATAGATCGTTATCTTCTGGATATAGAAGAAATGCTGGTAACCATTACACAGACCTATGCTCCATTGGAGGTGTTAAGCATTTTCTTTCTATCTGAATCACTTCTTGGATTAGTACCACCTGAACTTTTTATTGCCTGGGCAGGAAAATCTGTGAGTCCTATTCTATTTTTAACTCTGCTCGCCACGGCGTCTTACCTTGGAGGGATAGTATCTTACTGGATTGGCGTTGGTATCACCAAAATACCGGCGGTTCATGAAGCGATGGAGCTTAAAATGGCCAAACATATCAAGAATACAAGAAAATGGGGAGGCTTTTTAATCATTGTAGGAGCCCTTTTACCTATTCCGTTTGCAATGACAAGTATCGCGGCAGGAATAATCAGATTTCCTTTTTCCAGCTATTTAATCTTTGGCTTATTAAGGTTTGCAAGGTTTTATCTGTATGCTTTAGTCATTTTTGAAATGGTTTAA
- a CDS encoding mechanosensitive ion channel domain-containing protein gives MDIEEGLIDLICFLEELFVDHGMNPVAAQYLNLLINLVALTLIVLGINYLIKRFIIEGFKLFTNKTKTTIDDFLIKSNFPKYVGRFIPLLVVYKTFPLIFVDFPEVLEVFYFVLKIYVIILVIWICRSILRSTRNYLKTREEFNDKPIESFSQIIMIFIWIVGLMFIFSEITGKSVVGFAISLGAASAVILLIFKDTILGLVASIQVSVNDIVRIGDWISFEKFGADGTVTEINLATVRVQNWDNTYTTIPTYSLISDSFQNWRGMQESPGRRIKRSVFIKQNSVKFLTSEKITELKKIKLIAPYLETRQTEIDKYNESNNIDKSLLINGRNQTNLGIFRKYADSYLHEHSAIHKEMYIIVRHLAPTANGIPLEILCFSKDKRWENFEYISADIFDHLIAAIPYFDLKLFEAPSGDDIRNFLGEKSES, from the coding sequence ATGGATATAGAAGAAGGATTAATAGACCTTATCTGTTTTCTTGAAGAATTGTTTGTTGACCATGGGATGAATCCGGTTGCCGCTCAATACCTCAATTTGCTTATTAATCTGGTGGCGCTTACCTTAATTGTCCTGGGGATAAACTACCTCATAAAACGTTTTATTATTGAAGGCTTTAAGCTTTTTACCAATAAAACAAAGACCACTATTGATGATTTTCTTATAAAGAGCAATTTTCCAAAATATGTTGGCCGGTTTATACCTTTATTGGTGGTCTATAAAACCTTTCCACTAATTTTTGTTGATTTCCCGGAAGTTCTTGAAGTCTTTTATTTTGTATTAAAGATCTATGTTATAATTCTGGTGATATGGATTTGCAGAAGTATTCTAAGATCCACCAGAAATTATCTTAAAACGAGGGAAGAGTTTAATGACAAGCCAATAGAGAGCTTTAGCCAGATCATTATGATCTTCATTTGGATCGTGGGTCTTATGTTTATCTTTTCAGAAATTACTGGTAAATCTGTAGTTGGATTTGCCATTTCTCTGGGTGCGGCTTCTGCCGTGATCTTGTTGATTTTTAAAGATACTATCCTTGGTTTAGTGGCTTCTATCCAGGTCTCAGTAAATGACATTGTTAGAATTGGAGACTGGATTTCTTTTGAAAAATTCGGAGCTGATGGTACTGTAACCGAAATTAATCTCGCGACCGTAAGGGTTCAGAACTGGGATAACACCTATACCACTATCCCTACTTACAGTTTAATTTCAGACTCTTTCCAGAACTGGAGAGGAATGCAGGAATCTCCGGGGAGGCGAATTAAAAGGTCAGTTTTTATCAAGCAGAATTCTGTGAAATTTCTTACTTCTGAAAAAATCACCGAACTTAAAAAAATTAAACTAATCGCCCCCTATCTTGAAACTCGCCAAACTGAAATTGATAAATACAATGAATCTAATAATATAGATAAGAGTTTACTTATCAACGGGCGTAACCAAACCAATTTAGGGATTTTTAGAAAATACGCCGATTCTTACCTGCATGAGCATTCTGCCATACATAAGGAGATGTATATTATAGTTAGACACCTGGCTCCAACAGCCAATGGAATTCCTTTGGAGATATTATGTTTTAGTAAAGACAAGCGCTGGGAAAATTTTGAGTATATTTCTGCTGATATTTTCGATCACCTTATCGCAGCTATCCCCTATTTTGATCTTAAGCTTTTTGAAGCTCCCTCGGGAGATGATATTCGAAATTTTCTAGGAGAAAAATCTGAGTCTTAA
- the cysM gene encoding cysteine synthase CysM → MNNSIIDLVGNTPLVKANRLIDKPGVDLYFKLEGQNPGGSVKDRAAFNMIKSALDRGDIDKNTKLIEATSGNTGIALAMIAGIFGLNIELVMPENSTVERVQTMRAYGAKVILTSADDGIEGSRDFAEEKMKSGDYFMLNQFGNDDNWKAHYSTTGPEIWNDTNHEITHFVSSMGTTGTIMGTSTFLKEKNKDIQIVGVQPTDDSRIPGIRKWPEAYLPKIFNPNKVDRVLEVSEQDAVEMSRRLAEEEGIFAGMSSGGAAAAAVRLCNELDRGLVVSIVCDRGDRYLSSDLFEQ, encoded by the coding sequence ATGAACAATTCAATCATAGATCTTGTTGGAAATACGCCCCTTGTAAAAGCAAATAGATTAATTGATAAACCAGGTGTTGATCTATACTTTAAGCTTGAAGGTCAGAATCCCGGGGGAAGTGTAAAAGATCGTGCCGCTTTCAATATGATTAAAAGTGCTTTAGATCGTGGAGATATAGATAAGAACACCAAACTTATTGAGGCCACCAGTGGTAATACGGGAATAGCACTGGCTATGATTGCCGGGATCTTTGGTTTGAACATAGAGTTAGTAATGCCAGAAAATTCTACCGTAGAGCGGGTACAAACAATGAGGGCTTATGGAGCAAAAGTTATTTTAACCAGTGCTGATGACGGGATTGAAGGTTCCAGGGATTTTGCCGAGGAAAAGATGAAATCTGGAGACTATTTCATGCTGAATCAATTTGGTAATGATGATAACTGGAAAGCTCACTATAGCACCACAGGACCCGAAATATGGAATGATACAAATCATGAGATCACGCATTTTGTTTCATCTATGGGTACAACCGGAACGATTATGGGAACAAGTACGTTTTTAAAGGAAAAGAATAAGGATATCCAGATCGTGGGTGTTCAACCCACAGACGATTCCAGGATTCCAGGAATTAGAAAATGGCCTGAAGCATATCTGCCAAAGATCTTTAACCCGAATAAAGTTGATAGGGTTTTAGAGGTTAGCGAACAGGACGCCGTTGAAATGAGCCGCAGATTGGCTGAAGAAGAAGGGATTTTTGCCGGGATGAGTAGTGGTGGTGCAGCAGCTGCTGCCGTAAGGCTTTGCAATGAACTTGATAGGGGACTTGTGGTAAGTATAGTATGTGATAGGGGAGACCGGTATCTGTCTTCAGATCTATTTGAACAATAA
- the galE gene encoding UDP-glucose 4-epimerase GalE, which produces MSSKRVLVTGGLGFIGSHTVVALQNEGFEVVIIDNLSNSSIDVLGGITQITGKTPEFENIDLRDKSAVKSFFEKYPDIEDVIHFAASKAVGESVSNPLLYYENNISTLVYLLQELNKKESSRFIFSSSCTVYGQADNLPITEDAPVKEAESPYGNTKQIGEEIIKDTCKTKNSFKAISLRYFNPVGAHPTAEIGELPIGTPQNLIPFITQTAIGKRNKLSVFGDDYPTADGTAVRDYIHVMDLAEAHVHALERLINGKEKNNYEVFNLGTGKGNSVLEVINSFEKVSGEKLAYQIVGRREGDITAAYADTIKANTELNWKANRSLDDALKSAWKWQLVVKNREEEDH; this is translated from the coding sequence ATGAGTTCTAAAAGAGTATTGGTTACTGGGGGATTAGGGTTTATAGGGTCACATACAGTGGTCGCCCTTCAGAATGAAGGTTTTGAAGTTGTAATTATAGACAATCTTTCTAATTCTTCTATTGATGTGCTGGGAGGTATTACTCAAATTACAGGAAAAACACCTGAATTTGAAAATATTGATCTTAGGGATAAATCGGCGGTAAAAAGCTTTTTCGAAAAATATCCAGACATAGAAGATGTAATTCATTTTGCAGCATCAAAAGCGGTGGGCGAAAGTGTTTCAAATCCGTTATTATATTATGAGAATAATATTTCAACGCTTGTATATTTACTTCAAGAACTCAATAAAAAGGAAAGTTCAAGATTTATATTTAGTTCCTCATGTACAGTGTATGGGCAGGCAGATAATCTTCCCATTACAGAAGACGCTCCGGTAAAAGAGGCAGAATCGCCTTACGGAAATACAAAGCAAATAGGAGAAGAAATTATTAAGGATACCTGTAAAACCAAAAATTCTTTCAAAGCTATTTCTTTAAGATATTTCAATCCTGTTGGAGCTCATCCTACAGCGGAGATTGGGGAATTACCAATAGGAACTCCTCAAAATCTTATTCCGTTCATTACCCAAACAGCCATTGGTAAAAGAAATAAATTATCTGTCTTTGGAGATGATTACCCTACTGCTGATGGAACTGCTGTTAGAGACTATATACACGTTATGGATCTGGCAGAAGCCCATGTCCATGCTCTGGAAAGATTAATAAACGGGAAGGAGAAAAACAATTATGAAGTTTTTAATTTGGGAACAGGAAAAGGAAATTCTGTTTTAGAAGTGATCAATTCATTTGAAAAAGTTTCTGGAGAGAAGCTGGCTTATCAAATTGTAGGTAGAAGGGAAGGTGACATCACGGCGGCCTATGCAGATACTATAAAGGCAAATACAGAGTTGAACTGGAAAGCTAACAGATCTTTAGATGATGCTTTGAAAAGTGCTTGGAAATGGCAACTCGTAGTTAAAAACAGGGAAGAGGAAGATCATTAA
- a CDS encoding SDR family oxidoreductase, with translation MSTKNKTALVTGGSKGIGYGVAETLLKMGYKVAVTSRSQSAADKAAEKLAGHGEVIGLEADVRDYDSQKKAVDQLIAKWGQLDVLIANAGIGNFGSVEDLTVAEWNDTIDTNLTGTFFSIKACVEALKKSEGYIITISSLAGTNFFAGGAAYNASKFGVTGFTQAVMLDLRDKGVKVSTIMPGSVATHFNDNEPSEADAWKIQSEDIGELVGDLLKMNPRTLPSKIEVRPSRPPKK, from the coding sequence ATGAGTACGAAGAATAAAACTGCTTTAGTAACCGGCGGAAGTAAGGGTATAGGTTACGGAGTTGCAGAAACTTTATTGAAAATGGGATATAAAGTTGCTGTAACTAGTAGGTCGCAATCTGCAGCTGATAAAGCAGCTGAAAAATTAGCAGGTCATGGAGAAGTAATAGGACTGGAAGCTGATGTTAGAGATTATGATAGCCAGAAAAAGGCAGTAGATCAATTAATTGCTAAATGGGGGCAGCTTGATGTTCTTATTGCTAATGCAGGGATCGGTAATTTTGGATCTGTGGAAGATTTAACGGTAGCTGAGTGGAATGATACTATTGATACAAATTTAACCGGAACATTTTTTAGTATTAAAGCTTGTGTTGAAGCGTTAAAAAAATCTGAAGGATATATTATTACCATTTCCAGCCTGGCAGGAACAAATTTCTTTGCTGGAGGCGCTGCTTATAATGCCAGTAAATTTGGTGTTACTGGCTTTACACAGGCTGTTATGTTGGATCTTCGTGATAAAGGGGTAAAAGTGAGTACTATTATGCCGGGTTCTGTAGCGACTCATTTTAATGATAATGAGCCTTCTGAAGCCGATGCCTGGAAAATACAGAGTGAAGATATTGGAGAATTAGTGGGAGATCTCTTAAAGATGAATCCAAGAACGTTGCCAAGCAAGATCGAGGTTAGACCTTCCAGACCTCCTAAAAAGTGA
- a CDS encoding SDR family oxidoreductase yields MSIKGKTYVITGASSGIGEATALKLAKEGANVVLTARREDRLKELRSKIAKENAGKALVVPGDVTKKEDFKNLAKKTKEEFNSIDGLINNAGLMPLSYVKNLHTDEWDKMVDVNIKGVLNGVAAVLPTMMEQKSGNIINISSSAGRKIYPGGAVYCATKSAVRMFSEGLRQELAPKFNINVTSIEPGFVETELTDTITDDEIKEDLLSNFKEMTPLQAEDIAESIFYALSQPKRANINDVYIMPTEQEQ; encoded by the coding sequence ATGAGTATTAAAGGAAAAACTTATGTGATTACCGGAGCATCAAGCGGTATAGGGGAAGCAACAGCTTTAAAATTAGCAAAGGAAGGAGCGAATGTGGTTTTAACAGCCAGAAGAGAGGACAGGCTTAAGGAATTAAGATCTAAAATAGCCAAGGAGAACGCAGGAAAAGCTTTAGTTGTTCCAGGAGACGTAACTAAAAAGGAAGACTTTAAAAATCTTGCAAAAAAGACCAAAGAAGAATTTAATAGTATAGATGGCTTGATCAATAATGCAGGTCTAATGCCTTTATCTTATGTAAAAAATCTTCATACAGATGAATGGGATAAAATGGTTGATGTAAATATTAAGGGAGTTTTGAATGGAGTTGCCGCGGTACTTCCAACGATGATGGAACAGAAAAGCGGTAATATTATTAATATTTCGTCAAGCGCAGGCCGAAAAATATATCCTGGCGGTGCGGTATACTGTGCCACGAAATCTGCTGTAAGAATGTTTTCTGAAGGTTTAAGACAGGAATTAGCACCAAAATTTAATATCAACGTAACCTCTATTGAGCCTGGTTTTGTAGAAACTGAATTAACCGATACGATCACCGATGATGAAATAAAAGAAGACCTTCTTTCTAATTTTAAGGAAATGACGCCTTTACAGGCAGAAGATATAGCAGAGTCTATTTTTTATGCTTTATCTCAACCGAAGCGTGCTAATATCAATGATGTATATATTATGCCTACAGAGCAGGAACAATAA